In Canis lupus dingo isolate Sandy chromosome 27, ASM325472v2, whole genome shotgun sequence, one genomic interval encodes:
- the APOLD1 gene encoding apolipoprotein L domain-containing protein 1 isoform X2: MEPPARELQGADALRRFQGLLLDRRGRLHGHVLRLRDVARRLERLRLRSLAANVAGSSLSAAGAVAAIVGLSLSPVTLGASLVASAVGLGVATAGGAVTVTSDLSLIFCHSRELRRVQEIAAACQDQMREILSCLEFFCRCQGRGDRQLLQCGRNASVALYNSVYCVVFFGSRGFLLPRRAEGATRVSQAVLKAKIQKLAESLESCTGALDELSEQLEARVQLCAKGGRGRDPRIAADQAAALFL; encoded by the coding sequence ATGGAGCCGCCGGCGCGGGAGCTGCAGGGCGCCGACGCGCTGCGCCGCTTCCAGGGGCTGCTGCTGGACCGCCGCGGCCGCCTGCACGGCCACGTACTGCGCCTGCGCGACGTGGCCCGGCGCCTCGAGCGCCTCCGCCTGCGCTCCCTGGCGGCCAACGTGGCCGGGAGCTCGCTGAGCGCGGCGGGCGCCGTGGCGGCGATCGTGGGGCTCTCGCTCAGCCCCGTGACGCTGGGGGCCTCGCTGGTGGCGTCGGCCGTCGGGCTGGGGGTGGCCACGGCCGGAGGCGCCGTCACCGTCACGTCCGACCTGTCCCTGATCTTCTGCCATTCCCGGGAGCTGCGCAGGGTGCAGGAGATCGCCGCCGCCTGCCAGGACCAGATGCGCGAGATCCTGAGCTGCCTCGAGTTCTTCTGCCGCTGCCAGGGCCGCGGGGACCGCCAGCTGCTGCAGTGCGGGCGGAACGCCTCGGTCGCGCTGTACAACTCTGTCTACTGCGTCGTCTTCTTCGGCTCCCGCggcttcctcctccccaggcGGGCGGAGGGGGCCACCAGGGTTAGCCAGGCCGTGCTGAAGGCCAAGATTCAGAAACTGGCCGAGAGCCTGGAGTCCTGCACCGGGGCCCTGGACGAGCTCAGCGAGCAGCTGGAGGCCAGAGTCCAGCTCTGCGCCAAGGGCGGCCGCGGCCGCGACCCCAGGATCGCTGCTGACCAGGCCGCAGCGCTGTTTCTCTGA
- the APOLD1 gene encoding apolipoprotein L domain-containing protein 1 isoform X1: protein MKVGISGNKEGCTFTPDVQFSLSSSTGFNSTWYKGMEPPARELQGADALRRFQGLLLDRRGRLHGHVLRLRDVARRLERLRLRSLAANVAGSSLSAAGAVAAIVGLSLSPVTLGASLVASAVGLGVATAGGAVTVTSDLSLIFCHSRELRRVQEIAAACQDQMREILSCLEFFCRCQGRGDRQLLQCGRNASVALYNSVYCVVFFGSRGFLLPRRAEGATRVSQAVLKAKIQKLAESLESCTGALDELSEQLEARVQLCAKGGRGRDPRIAADQAAALFL, encoded by the exons ATGAAGGTGGGAATCTCTGGCAACAAGGAAGGATGTACTTTTACCCCAGATGTACAGTTCTCTCTGTCATCTTCAACTGGCTTCAATTCAACTTGGTACAAG GGCATGGAGCCGCCGGCGCGGGAGCTGCAGGGCGCCGACGCGCTGCGCCGCTTCCAGGGGCTGCTGCTGGACCGCCGCGGCCGCCTGCACGGCCACGTACTGCGCCTGCGCGACGTGGCCCGGCGCCTCGAGCGCCTCCGCCTGCGCTCCCTGGCGGCCAACGTGGCCGGGAGCTCGCTGAGCGCGGCGGGCGCCGTGGCGGCGATCGTGGGGCTCTCGCTCAGCCCCGTGACGCTGGGGGCCTCGCTGGTGGCGTCGGCCGTCGGGCTGGGGGTGGCCACGGCCGGAGGCGCCGTCACCGTCACGTCCGACCTGTCCCTGATCTTCTGCCATTCCCGGGAGCTGCGCAGGGTGCAGGAGATCGCCGCCGCCTGCCAGGACCAGATGCGCGAGATCCTGAGCTGCCTCGAGTTCTTCTGCCGCTGCCAGGGCCGCGGGGACCGCCAGCTGCTGCAGTGCGGGCGGAACGCCTCGGTCGCGCTGTACAACTCTGTCTACTGCGTCGTCTTCTTCGGCTCCCGCggcttcctcctccccaggcGGGCGGAGGGGGCCACCAGGGTTAGCCAGGCCGTGCTGAAGGCCAAGATTCAGAAACTGGCCGAGAGCCTGGAGTCCTGCACCGGGGCCCTGGACGAGCTCAGCGAGCAGCTGGAGGCCAGAGTCCAGCTCTGCGCCAAGGGCGGCCGCGGCCGCGACCCCAGGATCGCTGCTGACCAGGCCGCAGCGCTGTTTCTCTGA